In Neorhizobium galegae, the following proteins share a genomic window:
- a CDS encoding type II toxin-antitoxin system VapC family toxin → MATLVDTNVLIDVFHTRSAFTEWSTEQLAAAQTNGPLLINPLIYAEMAAGYATSEELESALAPSLFRREDLPWEAAYAAGHAFLQYRRLGGDKRSPLPDFYIGAHAMVKGYRLLSRDVARYRTYFPLISIISPETHP, encoded by the coding sequence ATGGCGACCCTTGTCGATACCAATGTCCTGATCGACGTGTTCCACACGCGGAGCGCCTTCACCGAATGGTCGACCGAACAATTGGCGGCTGCCCAGACAAACGGGCCGCTGCTGATCAATCCGTTGATTTATGCGGAAATGGCCGCCGGTTACGCGACGAGCGAGGAACTGGAATCGGCACTTGCGCCCAGTCTTTTCCGGCGGGAAGATCTCCCTTGGGAGGCGGCCTACGCGGCAGGCCACGCTTTCTTGCAATACCGCCGCCTGGGCGGGGACAAACGTTCGCCGCTCCCCGATTTCTACATTGGCGCCCATGCGATGGTCAAAGGCTACAGGCTGCTCAGCCGGGATGTAGCAAGGTACCGGACCTATTTTCCCTTGATTTCCATCATCTCCCCCGAAACCCATCCCTGA
- a CDS encoding AbrB/MazE/SpoVT family DNA-binding domain-containing protein, with amino-acid sequence MRVTEKGQVTIPKNVRSNLGIEPGSEVEFVLREGEAVLRRVEPSREEAERNVRVLMDHLRRHQGSMSLGDMSGEEFYRLLRD; translated from the coding sequence ATGCGCGTCACGGAAAAAGGCCAGGTTACGATCCCGAAAAATGTCCGCTCCAATCTGGGGATTGAACCGGGCAGCGAGGTGGAATTTGTTCTTCGCGAGGGTGAAGCCGTGCTTCGCCGTGTTGAGCCGTCTCGTGAGGAAGCCGAACGCAATGTTCGCGTGCTCATGGATCACCTCAGGCGGCATCAAGGGTCCATGTCTCTCGGCGATATGAGTGGCGAGGAATTTTATCGTCTTCTGAGAGACTGA
- the ruvC gene encoding crossover junction endodeoxyribonuclease RuvC, with protein MTGTIRIIGIDPGLRRTGWGIIETLGNSLKFVASGTVTSDGDMDLASRLCQLHDGLAEVVHAYQPDEAAVEQTFVNKDAVATLKLGQARGVVMLVPARAGLPVAEYAPNAVKKSVIGVGHGEKQQIHMMLKILMPKAEFKGNDAADALAIAICHAHNRGGQRMRAALAG; from the coding sequence ATGACAGGCACGATTCGCATCATCGGCATCGACCCGGGGCTTCGGCGCACCGGCTGGGGCATTATCGAGACGCTCGGCAACAGCCTGAAATTCGTCGCGTCGGGGACCGTGACCTCCGACGGCGACATGGATCTCGCCTCACGCCTCTGCCAGTTGCACGACGGGCTGGCGGAAGTGGTGCATGCCTACCAGCCGGACGAGGCGGCCGTCGAACAGACCTTCGTCAACAAGGACGCAGTCGCGACGCTGAAGCTCGGCCAGGCGAGGGGCGTCGTCATGCTGGTGCCGGCAAGGGCCGGGCTGCCGGTTGCCGAATATGCGCCGAACGCGGTCAAGAAATCGGTGATCGGCGTCGGCCACGGCGAAAAGCAGCAGATCCACATGATGCTGAAGATCCTGATGCCGAAGGCGGAGTTCAAGGGCAATGACGCTGCCGACGCGCTGGCAATCGCCATCTGCCACGCCCATAACCGCGGCGGCCAACGCATGCGCGCGGCACTCGCCGGCTAG
- a CDS encoding methyl-accepting chemotaxis protein — protein MIGRHHSLSVKVIGLVLAQNGILAGLLFYVAEELTPFEMLGIAASLITLTLVTISLAGALINPLRTIAGTVSEVAAGRTAVPREHLARTDEIGSISRALEQLCRNHLIRLVKEEEARERQEAEVEQARMRDLEAAGEEARDLRTVVEALDGGLRRLAVGDLTVRIDMPFPDRYEGLRADFNHALTILEDVLGMIGSCAHSLHTDCAEARDEMTKTAEAGGRLTATIAKTAADVGKLAEMLRVRKMEAQHAAEIANNARLDMRPPKEMMQVATAAMEAIRNESLRIEPATATIREIAFQANMLALNAGLEAAHPGEAEIDFKTVAEEIRGLAERAAEAAKEISGLSRRSAEAAELGGKSVEKAGGELDAMTIYADALHGHVAALAAGSGQEIEAVAAVRTTMTTLARASRDQIGALDALTAKLGRMNRDIAAIDHHAGRFTPVTILHAGGVAVPESLKPAKPGSHLRLVKS, from the coding sequence ATGATAGGCAGACATCATTCCCTATCCGTCAAGGTGATCGGGCTCGTGCTGGCGCAGAATGGGATTCTCGCGGGGCTCCTCTTTTATGTCGCCGAGGAGCTGACGCCGTTCGAGATGCTGGGCATCGCCGCATCGCTGATAACGCTGACCCTCGTCACCATTTCCCTTGCCGGTGCACTTATCAATCCGTTGCGGACCATTGCCGGAACCGTCTCGGAGGTCGCCGCCGGCAGGACGGCGGTGCCGCGCGAACATCTGGCCCGCACCGATGAAATCGGCTCGATCTCCCGGGCGCTGGAGCAGCTTTGCCGCAATCATCTCATCCGGCTCGTCAAGGAAGAAGAAGCGCGCGAGCGGCAGGAGGCGGAGGTGGAGCAAGCTCGCATGCGCGATCTCGAGGCCGCCGGAGAGGAGGCACGCGACCTGAGGACAGTGGTCGAAGCGCTGGACGGCGGCCTGCGGCGCCTGGCGGTCGGCGATCTCACCGTGCGGATCGATATGCCGTTCCCCGACAGATACGAGGGCCTGCGTGCGGATTTCAACCATGCCCTGACGATCCTGGAAGACGTGCTCGGAATGATCGGCAGCTGCGCCCACAGCCTCCACACGGACTGCGCCGAGGCTCGCGACGAAATGACGAAAACCGCCGAGGCCGGGGGCCGGCTGACGGCAACCATCGCCAAGACAGCTGCGGATGTCGGCAAGCTTGCCGAAATGCTGAGGGTGCGAAAGATGGAGGCTCAGCACGCGGCCGAAATCGCCAACAATGCCCGGCTCGACATGCGCCCGCCGAAGGAGATGATGCAAGTCGCAACGGCGGCGATGGAGGCGATCCGCAACGAGTCGCTCAGGATCGAGCCAGCCACCGCAACGATCCGGGAGATCGCCTTCCAGGCCAATATGCTCGCCCTCAATGCCGGCCTCGAGGCGGCCCATCCGGGTGAGGCCGAGATCGACTTCAAGACCGTGGCAGAGGAAATCCGCGGACTTGCCGAGCGGGCCGCTGAGGCGGCCAAGGAAATCTCCGGCCTGTCCCGAAGGTCGGCCGAAGCGGCCGAACTCGGCGGCAAGTCTGTCGAGAAGGCGGGCGGAGAATTGGATGCGATGACGATCTATGCGGATGCCTTGCACGGTCACGTCGCGGCACTCGCGGCAGGCTCGGGCCAGGAGATCGAAGCGGTCGCAGCCGTCAGGACCACGATGACGACGCTTGCTAGGGCGAGCCGCGACCAGATCGGTGCGCTGGATGCGCTGACGGCAAAGCTCGGCCGCATGAACCGCGATATCGCCGCGATCGACCATCATGCAGGGCGCTTCACGCCCGTCACGATCCTCCACGCCGGAGGAGTGGCCGTACCGGAGAGCCTCAAACCCGCAAAACCCGGTTCGCACCTGCGGCTGGTCAAGTCGTGA
- a CDS encoding LLM class flavin-dependent oxidoreductase, which yields MIPFSILDLSPVGEGYSVSDALDQSRRLAIKAEEQGYKRVWLAEHHGMPGIASAATAIVIGHVGAATKTIRVGSGGIMLPNHSPLVIAEQFGTLEALLPGRVDLGLGRAPGTDMRTASALRRNLDAGAESFPHDILELQRLLGTPEKDQGLLAVPGMDAHVPIWLLGSSVYSAHLAAALGLPYAFASHFAPDMLMEAISIYRDRFQPSLQLDKPYMMVGVMGVAAETDAEAERAFTSSQQQFVNLRKNVRTRFPKPVDSMEGFWTPMEKMNVEHTLRYAAVGSVATVEAKLRDFLGETGADELIISMPIHDVDARLRSVELFATLPMMEKVRA from the coding sequence ATGATCCCCTTTTCCATTCTCGATCTTTCACCCGTCGGTGAAGGTTATTCCGTGAGCGATGCGCTCGACCAGTCCCGCCGCCTGGCGATCAAGGCCGAGGAGCAGGGCTACAAACGCGTCTGGCTTGCCGAGCACCACGGCATGCCGGGCATTGCCAGTGCCGCAACGGCGATCGTCATCGGCCATGTGGGCGCGGCCACCAAGACCATCCGCGTCGGCTCCGGCGGCATCATGCTGCCCAACCATTCGCCGCTCGTCATCGCCGAACAGTTCGGCACGCTGGAAGCGCTGCTGCCAGGCCGCGTCGACCTCGGCCTCGGCCGGGCGCCGGGAACCGACATGCGCACCGCAAGCGCGCTCCGCCGCAATCTCGATGCCGGCGCCGAAAGTTTTCCGCACGACATTCTCGAACTGCAGCGCCTGCTGGGCACGCCCGAAAAGGACCAGGGCCTGCTCGCCGTCCCCGGCATGGACGCGCATGTGCCGATCTGGCTGCTCGGATCGAGCGTCTACAGCGCCCACCTCGCCGCGGCGCTCGGCCTGCCCTATGCGTTTGCCTCGCATTTCGCCCCGGACATGCTGATGGAAGCGATCTCGATCTACCGCGACCGTTTCCAGCCGTCGCTCCAACTCGACAAGCCCTACATGATGGTCGGCGTCATGGGCGTCGCGGCGGAGACCGATGCCGAAGCTGAGCGCGCCTTCACCTCGTCGCAGCAGCAGTTCGTCAATCTGCGCAAGAACGTCCGCACCCGGTTCCCGAAGCCCGTCGACAGCATGGAAGGTTTCTGGACGCCGATGGAGAAGATGAATGTCGAGCACACGCTGCGTTACGCAGCGGTCGGCTCCGTTGCGACGGTCGAGGCAAAGCTCAGGGATTTCCTGGGAGAAACCGGCGCCGACGAGTTGATCATCTCGATGCCGATCCACGATGTCGATGCGCGACTGCGCTCGGTCGAATTGTTCGCGACGCTGCCGATGATGGAAAAAGTTCGCGCCTGA
- a CDS encoding YebC/PmpR family DNA-binding transcriptional regulator → MAGHSQFKNIMHRKGKQDSIRSKMFSKLAREITVAAKTGLPDPTMNAALRLAIQNAKAQSMPKDNIDRAIKKAVGSDAENYDSVRYEGYGPGGTAVIVEALTDNRNRTASNVRSTFTKAGGVLGETGSVSFSFDHVGEITYKASVGDADKVMEAAIEAGADDVTTDEDGHTIICAFESLGEVSKALEATLGQAETVKVIWRPQNTIEVDEEKAQSLLKLIDNLEDDDDVQSVYSNFEVSEEVMAKLSA, encoded by the coding sequence ATGGCTGGCCATTCACAGTTCAAAAACATCATGCACCGCAAGGGCAAGCAGGATTCGATCCGGTCGAAGATGTTTTCCAAGCTTGCGCGCGAAATCACCGTCGCCGCCAAGACGGGTCTGCCTGATCCGACCATGAACGCGGCGCTGCGCCTGGCGATCCAGAACGCCAAGGCGCAGTCGATGCCCAAGGACAATATCGACCGGGCGATCAAGAAGGCTGTCGGTTCGGACGCGGAGAACTACGATTCCGTCCGTTACGAAGGTTACGGCCCGGGCGGTACCGCCGTCATCGTCGAGGCGCTGACCGACAACCGCAACCGCACGGCGTCCAACGTCCGCTCGACCTTTACCAAGGCCGGCGGCGTGCTTGGTGAAACCGGCTCGGTTTCCTTCTCCTTCGACCACGTGGGCGAAATCACCTACAAGGCGAGCGTCGGCGATGCGGACAAGGTGATGGAAGCGGCGATCGAGGCCGGTGCCGACGACGTGACCACCGACGAGGACGGCCACACGATCATCTGCGCTTTCGAAAGCCTTGGCGAGGTGTCGAAGGCGCTCGAAGCGACACTCGGCCAGGCCGAGACGGTCAAGGTGATCTGGCGGCCGCAGAACACGATCGAGGTGGATGAGGAGAAGGCGCAGTCGCTGCTGAAGCTCATCGACAATCTCGAAGACGACGACGACGTACAGAGCGTCTATTCGAATTTCGAAGTCTCCGAAGAGGTCATGGCCAAGCTTTCGGCCTGA